In the Populus trichocarpa isolate Nisqually-1 chromosome 1, P.trichocarpa_v4.1, whole genome shotgun sequence genome, one interval contains:
- the LOC18095405 gene encoding probable xyloglucan galactosyltransferase GT17, translated as MVVKKKSISSASPWTEKGKYSKTNEIHYSFLKPQLRHALLLCFLLSVWFVILRCFLLSSSTSENNIEKLNVDEKAPKTTSKSSAISKCEGGMSVYLYDMPAEFNKGLLKDCSHLNPYTDMCPHVANRGLGQPLSYMAESAVATTWFATHQFIAEMIFHARMENHPCRVLDPINAKLFYVPFYGGLDASSKFHDANLTARDELAVRLADYLRSKPWWERHHGKDHFLVLGRTAWDFLRRNNNFGNSLLNLPDVQNMSVLTVERNPWDRVHNQHGIPYPSYFHPYTSHEMMTWQNKMRQSSRPHLFSFIGGPRRGVEKAAVRDELIRQCSESGRCKLLKCGKGPSKCHYPIEVLKVMSQSQFCLQAPGDSFTRRSTFDSVLAGCIPVFFSPHTVYTQYEWFFPAGDAREYSVYIDENALKTGNGSKRVVSIEEELFKIEREQVERMRSAVINLMPRLTYAHPNATDLGFQDAVDVALEALWAKRLKLNV; from the coding sequence ATGGTTGTCAAGAAAAAATCTATATCGTCTGCATCTCCATGGACGGAGAAAGGGAAGTACTCTAAAACCAACGAAATACATTACTCGTTTCTTAAACCACAGTTGAGACACGCTCTACTACTCTGTTTCTTGCTTTCTGTTTGGTTTGTTATTCTAAGATGTTTTCTCTTGTCCTCCTCCACGAGCGAAAACAACATCGAGAAACTAAACGTAGATGAAAAGGCGCCCAAGACAACATCGAAATCATCTGCGATATCCAAGTGTGAAGGAGGAATGTCAGTGTATTTATATGACATGCCCGCTGAGTTCAACAAGGGTTTACTTAAAGATTGCAGCCATCTAAATCCTTACACTGACATGTGTCCTCATGTGGCAAATCGCGGATTAGGCCAACCACTCTCCTACATGGCAGAGTCCGCCGTCGCCACCACATGGTTTGCCACCCACCAGTTCATTGCGGAGATGATTTTTCACGCTCGTATGGAGAACCATCCATGTCGTGTTTTGGATCCTATAAATGCCAAGCTATTCTACGTGCCATTCTATGGTGGACTCGATGCCTCAAGCAAGTTCCACGATGCAAATCTCACGGCACGCGATGAACTAGCCGTCCGATTAGCAGATTATCTCCGATCAAAACCATGGTGGGAGAGGCATCACGGTAAGGACCATTTCTTAGTCCTAGGAAGGACCGCATGGGATTTCTTGAGAAGAAATAACAACTTTGGAAACTCTCTCCTAAATCTGCCAGACGTGCAAAACATGTCGGTGCTGACTGTAGAGCGAAACCCTTGGGATCGAGTCCACAACCAACATGGCATCCCTTACCCTTCCTATTTCCACCCGTACACGTCACACGAGATGATGACGTGGCAGAACAAGATGAGACAATCAAGTAGGCCCCACCTCTTCTCCTTTATAGGGGGGCCACGTAGAGGAGTTGAGAAAGCTGCTGTAAGGGACGAGTTAATAAGGCAGTGCAGCGAGTCAGGTCGATGCAAGCTTCTAAAATGTGGGAAAGGACCCAGTAAATGCCATTACCCAATTGAGGTACTTAAGGTGATGTCTCAGTCCCAGTTTTGCTTGCAAGCTCCCGGTGACTCGTTCACTCGGAGGTCAACTTTTGACTCAGTGTTGGCAGGTTGCATACCTGTGTTTTTCTCACCTCACACTGTGTATACTCAGTATGAGTGGTTTTTTCCAGCTGGGGATGCGAGAGAGTATTCAGTTTACATAGATGAAAATGCTTTGAAGACGGGAAATGGAAGCAAAAGGGTAGTTAGCATTGAGGAAGAGCTTTTCAAGATTGAGAGAGAGCAGGTGGAGAGAATGAGAAGCGCAGTAATAAATTTGATGCCGAGACTCACCTATGCACACCCTAATGCGACTGATCTAGGGTTTCAAGATGCTGTGGATGTTGCCCTTGAGGCATTGTGGGCCAAGCGTTTAAAGTTGAACGTCTAA
- the LOC18095407 gene encoding probable xyloglucan galactosyltransferase GT17, translating into MVVKKKSISSASPWSTEKGKYSKTNEIHYSFLKPQLRHALLLCFLLSVWFVILRCFLSSSSTSENNMEKQNVDEKAKTTSKSSAISKCEGGMSVYLYDMPAEFNKGLLKDCSHLNAYTDMCPHVANRGLGQPLSYMVESAVATTWFATHQFIAEMIFHARMENHPCRVLDPINAKLFYVPFYGGLDASSKFHDANLTARDELAVRLADYLRSKPWWERHHGKDHFLVLGRTAWDFLRRNNDFGNSLLNLPDVQNMSVLTVERNPWDRVHNQHGIPYPSYFHPYTSHEMMTWQNKMRQSSRPHLFSFIGGPRRGVEKAAVRDELIRQCSESGRCKLLKCGKGPSKCHDPIEVLKVMSQSQFCLQAPGDSFTRRSTFDSVLAGCIPVFFSPHTVYTQYEWFFPAGDAREYSVYIDENALKTGNGSKRVVSIEEELFKIEREKVERMRSAVINLMPRLTYAHPNATDLGFQDAVDVALEALWAKRLKLNV; encoded by the coding sequence ATGGTTGTCAAGAAAAAATCTATATCATCTGCATCTCCATGGTCGACGGAGAAAGGGAAGTACTCTAAAACCAACGAAATACATTACTCATTCCTTAAACCACAGTTGAGACACGCTCTACTACTCTGTTTCTTGCTTTCTGTTTGGTTTGTTATTCTAAGATGTTTTCTCTCGTCCTCCTCCACGAGCGAAAACAACATGGAGAAGCAAAACGTAGATGAAAAGGCCAAGACAACATCGAAATCATCTGCGATATCCAAGTGTGAAGGAGGAATGTCAGTGTATTTATATGACATGCCCGCTGAGTTCAACAAGGGTTTACTTAAAGATTGCAGCCATCTAAATGCTTACACTGACATGTGTCCTCATGTGGCAAATCGCGGATTAGGCCAACCACTCTCCTACATGGTAGAGTCCGCCGTCGCCACCACATGGTTTGCCACCCACCAGTTCATTGCGGAGATGATTTTTCACGCTCGTATGGAGAACCATCCATGTCGTGTTTTGGATCCTATAAATGCCAAGCTATTCTACGTGCCATTCTATGGTGGACTCGATGCCTCAAGCAAGTTCCACGATGCCAATCTCACGGCACGCGATGAACTAGCCGTCCGATTAGCAGATTATCTCCGATCAAAACCATGGTGGGAGAGGCATCACGGTAAGGACCATTTCTTAGTCCTAGGAAGGACCGCATGGGATTTCTTGAGAAGAAATAACGACTTTGGAAACTCTCTCCTAAATCTGCCAGACGTGCAAAACATGTCGGTGCTGACTGTAGAGCGAAACCCTTGGGATCGAGTCCACAACCAACATGGCATCCCTTACCCTTCCTATTTCCACCCGTACACGTCACACGAGATGATGACGTGGCAGAACAAGATGAGACAATCAAGTAGGCCCCACCTCTTCTCCTTTATAGGGGGGCCACGTAGAGGAGTTGAGAAAGCTGCTGTAAGGGACGAGTTAATAAGGCAGTGCAGCGAGTCAGGTCGCTGCAAGCTTCTAAAATGTGGGAAAGGACCCAGTAAATGCCATGACCCAATTGAGGTACTTAAGGTGATGTCTCAGTCCCAGTTTTGCTTGCAAGCTCCCGGTGACTCGTTCACTCGGAGGTCAACTTTTGACTCAGTGTTGGCAGGTTGCATACCTGTGTTTTTCTCACCTCACACTGTGTATACTCAGTATGAGTGGTTTTTTCCAGCTGGGGATGCGAGAGAGTATTCAGTTTACATAGATGAAAATGCTTTGAAGACGGGAAATGGAAGCAAAAGGGTAGTTAGCATTGAGGAAGAGCTTTTCAAgattgagagagagaaggtgGAGAGAATGAGAAGCGCAGTAATAAATTTGATGCCGAGACTCACCTATGCACACCCTAATGCGACTGATCTAGGGTTTCAAGATGCTGTGGATGTTGCCCTTGAGGCATTGTGGGCCAAGCGTTTGAAGTTGAACGTCTAA